The following are encoded together in the Narcine bancroftii isolate sNarBan1 chromosome 10, sNarBan1.hap1, whole genome shotgun sequence genome:
- the mt2 gene encoding metallothionein-2 translates to MSDAPCKCNQDGSCSCGDTCKCKECKCPKCKKSCCACCPVGCDKCAQGCVCKGASDKCSCCP, encoded by the exons ATGTCTGACGCTCCTTGCAAGTGTAACCAAG ATGGGTCGTGCAGCTGCGGAGACACCTGTAAGTGTAAAGAGTGCAAATGCCCGAAGTGTAAGAAGA GCTGCTGCGCCTGTTGCCCCGTCGGCTGCGACAAGTGTGCCCAGGGCTGCGTGTGCAAAGGGGCCAGTGACAAGTGCAGCTGCTGCCCATGA